A portion of the Acipenser ruthenus chromosome 38, fAciRut3.2 maternal haplotype, whole genome shotgun sequence genome contains these proteins:
- the LOC131707078 gene encoding cyclin-dependent kinase 11B-like isoform X3, protein MYEVEENGEERDPSLNTSQEKEEEEEEEDCPSDQEVEVREAEPVPALNTSQGELSDEEISTNKEKHWRLGSEDPNDTLVFDFSEMESALLMLESCTAGRKHSMEIVEKNMREAEPPSIG, encoded by the exons ATGTATGAG GTAGAGGAGAATGGGGAGGAACGTGATCCGTCCCTAAACACCAGTcaagagaaggaggaggaggaggaggaggaggactgcCCTTCTGATCAGGAG GTAGAGGTGAGAGAGGCAGAACCAGTGCCTGCCCTCAACACCAGCCAAGGAGAACTTTCAGATGAGGAG ATCTCGACCAATAAGGAGAAGCACTGGAGATTGGGTTCGGAAGACCCTAATGACACCTTGGTGTTTGATTTTAGCGAGATGGAGAGCGCCCTCTTGATGTTGGAGTCGTGTACTGCAGGAAGGAAGCACAGTATGGAAATAGTGGAGAAGAACATGCGTGAAGCGGAACCACCCAGTATTGGCTAA
- the LOC117434132 gene encoding gastrula zinc finger protein XlCGF17.1-like yields the protein MKPVSKQEGFPIRKPLADQPSDEEKEDSVHVKEETRDLESATIKEEASDLQLVQIKEEIVDPELESVHFKVEVPGLQFDQMAQDVSELGAVCVLDDPELESVKTKVEDCDVEIVEMNHLASIDNKIPCDEDQDNESYPCPHCEIYFTGEHYLENHIQGTHQASIYSEETLYCCIECGKSFNSLDTLTNHQRIHTKKTMLQCNYCGKSFKKSGDLKKHQRTHTGETPYHCAECGKSFSQLAHLKAHQRIHTGETPYPCTECGKCFRESGQLKTHQRIHTGENPYHCAECGKNFRESGTLKKHQRIHTGETPYHCPECGRGFRFSGDLKTHQRIHTGEKPYRCTECEKCFRQSGDLKKHLRTHTGEKLFHCTVCGKGFAQVGNLKKHQRTHR from the exons ATGAAACCCGTTTCAAAACAGGAGGGTTTTCCGATAAGAAAGCCGCTCGCAGACCAGCCATCTGATGAAGAGAAAGAGGACTCTGTACACGTGAAAGAAGAGACCCGTGATCTTGAATCGGCCACTATAAAAGAGGAAGCCTCCGATCTTCAGTtggtccagattaaagaggagatCGTCGATCCAGAATTGGAATCTGTCCACTTCAAAGTGGAGGTCCCTGGATTACAGTTTGATCAAATGGCACAGGATGTCAGTGAGCTTGGAGCGGTCTGTGTTCTAGATGATCCTGAACTTGAGTCTGTCAAGACAAAAGTGGAAGACTGTGATGTAGAAATAGTGGAAATGAATCACTTGGCCAGCATAGACAACAAGATACCAT gtgaTGAGGACCAAGACAATGAATCCTATCCCTGTCCTCACTGTGAAATCTATTTTACTGGGGAGCACTACCTTGAGAATCACATCCAGGGCACACACCAAGCCAGCATTTACTCAGAGGAGACTCTGTATTGCTGTattgaatgtgggaagagtttcaattcCTTGGATACCCTTACAaatcaccagcgaattcacacaaaGAAAACGATGCTTCAGTGTAACTACTGTgggaaaagttttaaaaaatcaggagaccttaaaaaacaccagcgaacccACACAGGAGAGACGCCGTATCACTGCGccgagtgtgggaagagtttcagtcagctGGCTCACCTCAAAGCccatcagcgaattcacacaggagagactcCTTACCCTTGCACTGAATGCGGGAAGTGTTTCCGGGAATCGGGACAGCTCAAAacgcaccagcgcattcacacaggagagaatccCTATCACTGTGCTGAGTGTGGCAAGAATTTCCGCGAGTCGGGAACGttgaaaaaacaccagcgcattcacacgggAGAGACACCGTATCACTGCCCGGAATGCGGAAGGGGATTTCGGTTTTCGGGAGATCTTAAAActcaccagcgcattcacacgggagagaaaccgtatcgctgcacTGAGTGTGAGAAGTGTTTCCGTCAGTCTGGAGACCTGAAGAAACACctgcgaactcacacaggagagaagctgTTTCACTGCACTGTGTGCGGGAAGGGCTTTGCACAGGTGGGAAACTTGAAGAAACACCAGCGAACGCACAGATGA
- the LOC117433566 gene encoding TRPM8 channel-associated factor homolog, translating into MECIADYAKLLAGVEKLDFTGQQNPCDLALTGDDAFPIAMNDKGQVLIAASKYGKGRMVVLGHESYLVDHKLSWFVINAIKWLKPTPDAVIGIQADLAFIANNLIYTGDKVQLSDCFSDSMGVYCTSAYDEEHADRLIAFVKQGGGLLIAGEACQWSGDNCGQHPFTSFPGNKITSVAGIYFTSNTAECGLCPVDRKIPVSWLSVVQGMDFKEDLEFLLNGVTQFELNGSGTPSSVLVHGPMAFPIALDEHNQAFIAGARYGRGRVIVMTHEGLMSHAPLKPFLFNAMRWLDGGRRGQIGFHPQIQSGPALYSQDGFTCELTDFKEGLSVYCCTSYSSQHASEIHEFVAEGGGLLIGGHAWNWSYQHIDQNVLVDYPGNQILNRFGLGILSSTLEGRTYKAPESVEHAMKAYHFRTMLSKFAEHVLEEKELAEHESSYLKKLGQDCSSFLRMKAEHSPSYDSIRQLLTQLLKTSGVPQVCDECPVKDFKDNVLLNLGMELYNVTPDPDAILHYIIKDMPNLPTVSGVQVRVDATNEADELWRSTGLFLPPGKPTHIYVPSKLVGCNFKVQIGCQCDNLNNADVLKRAPVVTQRFGIDQEKIKVSNLWGGLIYIIVPKGAKLGPVDITVEEAVMAPYYKGGETSTSDWLQTVRHYPAPWAELEFDNIIISIPSEEVRGLDNPDTLATLWDKIMKGIAELAGIPHRFPRKERYVADVQISHGWMHAGYPVMMHLCSGKEILDVDIITKNGIWGAIHELGHNQQRGCWEFPPHTTEATCNIWSVYIHETVLNIPRHEAHGNMQREIRENTVRQYLENGAQLQNWSVWTALETYLQLQEGFGWDALKKVYADYHEMKTFCNDRDGKMNMWAETFSKAVNKNLAPFFKAWGWPISDTVTSKLAALPEWSENPMNKYTCNM; encoded by the exons ATGGAGTGTATAGCTGACTATGCAAAACTACTGGCTGGGGTGGAAAAACTAGACTTCACCGGCCAACAGAACCCTTGTGATCTCGCCCTAACAGGAGACGATGCATTTCCTATAGCCATGAATGACAAAGGCCAGGTCTTGATAGCCGCTTCCAAGTATGGCAAAGGCCGCATGGTGGTCCTGGGCCACGAATCTTATTTGGTTGACCACAAGCTCTCCTGGTTTGTCATTAATGCTATCAAGTGGCTCAAGCCAACACCCGATGCTGTTATTGGAATCCAAGCAGACCTCGCCTTCATAGCCAACAATCTGATTTACACAGGAGACAAGGTGCAGTTAAGCGACTGCTTCTCTGATAGCATGGGGGTCTACTGCACCAGCGCCTATGATGAGGAGCATGCCGACAGGCTCATCGCGTTTGTCAAGCAGGGAGGTGGCTTGTTGATAGCCGGCGAGGCCTGCCAATGGTCCGGCGATAACTGCGGCCAGCATCCTTTCACCAGTTTCCCCGGCAACAAGATCACTAGCGTGGCTGGTATTTATTTCACTTCTAATACCGCTGAATGTGGACTCTGTCCAGTGGACAGAAAGATACCTGTAAGCTGGCTGTCGGTCGT ACAAGGGATGGACTTCAAAGAAGATCTAGAGTTCCTACTGAATGGGGTGACTCAGTTTGAGTTAAATGGCAGTGGAACCCCCTCTTCTGTGCTGGTCCACGGGCCGATGGCTTTCCCCATTGCCCTGGATGAGCACAACCAGGCCTTCATAGCGGGGGCTCGTTACGGGAGGGGCCGGGTCATTGTGATGACGCACGAGGGCTTGATGTCTCACGCTCCGCTGAAGCCTTTCCTCTTCAACGCCATGCGGTGGCTCGATGGGGGCCGCAGGGGCCAAATCGGCTTTCACCCCCAAATCCAGTCAGGCCCAGCTCTGTACAGCCAGGATGGCTTCACCTGCGAGCTGACTGATTTCAAAGAAGGCCTGAGCGTCTACTGCTGCACCTCCTACAGCAGCCAACATGCATCGGAAATCCACGAGTTTGTGGCAGAGGGAGGGGGTCTGCTCATCGGTGGTCACGCCTGGAATTGGTCGTACCAACACATAGATCAAAATGTGCTGGTCGATTACCCAG GCAACCAGATCCTCAACAGATTTGGGTTAGGCATCCTCTCCTCAACCCTTGAGGGTCGTACTTACAAAGCCCCAGAATCCGTCGAGCACGCCATGAAGGCCTACCATTTTAGGACAATGCTGTCCAAGTTTGCCGAACATGTCCTGGAAGAGAAGGAGTTGGCGGAACATGAGTCGTCTTACTTGAAGAAGCTGGGTCAGGACTGCTCCTCGTTCCTGAGAATGAAGGCAGAGCACAGCCCTTCGTACGATTCCATTCGCCAGCTTCTAACCCAGCTGCTGAAAACGTCGGGGGTCCCTCAG GTGTGCGATGAGTGTCCAGTGAAAGACTTCAAGGACAATGTTCTGCTCAACCTGGGCATGGAGCTCTACAACGTGACCCCTGATCCAGATGCCATTCTTCATTATATTATCAAAGACATGCCCAACCTGCCAACTGTGTCTGGCGTACAAGTTCGAGTTGATGCAACAAATGAAG CTGATGAACTTTGGAGAAGTACAGGCCTTTTTCTTCCTCCCGGGAAGCCCACACACATTTACGTTCCCTCAAAACTGGTTGGATGCAACTTCAAG GTGCAGATTGGTTGTCAGTGTGATAATCTGAATAACGCAGACGTGCTGAAGCGTGCTCCCGTGGTCACACAGAGGTTTGGGATCGACCAGGAGAAGATTAAGGTTTCCAACTTGTGGGGGGGTCTGATCTACATCATAGTGCCGAAGGGAGCCAAGCTCGGTCCAGTGGATATAACTGTGGAAGAGGCGGTCATGGCTCCCTATTACAAAGGAG GAGAGACCAGTACCTCGGATTGGCTGCAGACTGTCCGCCACTACCCTGCTCCGTGGGCTGAGTTGGAATTTGATAACATCATCATCTCCATCCCATCTGAGGAAGTGCGCGGTCTAGACAACCCTGACACTCTCGCAACACTGTGGGACAAGATCATGAAAGGCATTGCTGAGCTGGCTGGCATTCCTCACAGATTCCCGAGGAAAGAACGCTATGTGGCTGATGTTCAGATCTCTCATG GATGGATGCATGCTGGATACCCCGTTATGATGCACCTGTGCTCGGGAAAGGAGATTCTTGACGTTGATATCATAACAAAGAACGGAATATGGGGCGCCATTCATGAGCTTGGCCACAACCAACAGAGAGGGTGCTGGGAGTTTCCTCCACACACCACAGAGGCCACCTGTAACATCTGGTCTGTCTACATTCATGAGACGGTGCTAAATATCCCCAGACACGAAGCTCACGGAAACATGCAACGAGAGATACGGGAGAACACTGTCCGCCAATACCTGGAGAATGGAGCCCAGCTTCAAAACTGGAGTGTCTGGACTGCTTTGGAGACGTACCTTCAG TTGCAGGAAGGGTTCGGCTGGGATGCGTTGAAGAAGGTCTACGCAGACTACCATGAGATGAAAACGTTCTGCAATGACAGGGATGGCAAGATGAACATGTGGGCTGAGACCTTTTCCAAAGCAGTAAACAAGAATCTGGCTCCATTCTTCAAAGCCTGGGGGTGGCCCATTAGTGACACAGTGACCAGCAAACTGGCAGCTTTGCCAGAATGGAGCGAGAACCCAATGAACAAGTATACATGTAACATGTAA
- the LOC131707071 gene encoding zinc finger protein 239-like has protein sequence MEPEDVSELGSVHVMEVPEPESACIKGERSEDLHANAEKEGTELGSSQRKHQLSSNKQELSSQITLAHESDSYPCPHGKISFTGSQHLEKHIQGVHQDKDLSEETLYCCVECGESFSSMDTLKNHVRGHAGKTPHRCDDCGKSFSRLGHLVKHQRIHTGETPFHCTDCGKSFKESGTLKKHGRIHTGETPYHCTVCGKNFREAGTLKIHQRIHTEETPYHCTECGKSFREMGTLKKHQRIHTGETPYHCNECGMSFNQSGTLKKHQRIHSGETPYHCSDCGKKFRQTGDLKKHQRIHTGETPYLCTVCGRSFRESGTLKKHQRVHS, from the exons ATGGAACCTG AAGACGTCAGTGAGTTAGGATCTGTCCATGTGATGGAGGTACCTGAGCCAGAGTCTGCCTGCATTAAAGGAGAGAGGTCTGAGGACTTACATGCTAATGCTGAAAAGGAGGGAACTGAACTGGGATCCAGTCAGAGGAAGCATCAGCTGTCTAGCAATAAACAGGAGTTATCCAGTCAGATAACAT TGGCGCATGAAAGTGATTCCTATCCCTGTCCTCACGGCAAAATCTCTTTCACTGGGAGTCAGCACCTTGAGAAGCACATACAGGGCGTGCACCAAGACAAAGACCTTTCAGAGGAGACCCTGTATTGCTGCGTTGAATGCGGAGAGAGCTTCAGTTCGATGGACACCCTTAAAAACCACGTGCGAGGTCATGCAGGAAAGACCCCGCATCGCTGCGacgattgtgggaagagttttagccGCTTGGGCCACCTTGtaaaacaccagagaattcacacaggagagacaccctTTCACTGCACTgactgcgggaagagtttcaAAGAGTCTGGCACGCTTAAGAAACACgggcgaattcacacaggagagacgcCGTATCACTGCACTGTGTGTGGGAAGAATTTCCGCGAGGCTGGCACTcttaaaatacaccagcgaatccacactgaaGAAACACCTTaccactgcactgagtgtgggaagagtttccgggAGATGGGGACCCTTAAAAAGCACCAACGCATTCACACAGGCGAGACTCCCTATCACTGTAACGAATGTGGAATGAGTTTCAATCAGTCAGGAaccctgaaaaaacaccagcgaatccacagtGGGGAGACCCCCTATCACTGTAGCGATTGTGGAAAGAAATTTCGACAGACCGGGGatcttaaaaaacaccagagGATTCACACGGGAGAGACGCCCTACCTCTGCACCGTTTGTGGGAGAAGTTTTCGGGAGTCGGGAACTCTGAAAAAACACCAGAGGGTTCACAGTTGA
- the LOC131707078 gene encoding cyclin-dependent kinase 11B-like isoform X1, whose protein sequence is MYEVAEESERDPRPALHTSQGKEWDRMEKEVEENGEERDPSLNTSQEKEEEEEEEDCPSDQEVEVREAEPVPALNTSQGELSDEEISTNKEKHWRLGSEDPNDTLVFDFSEMESALLMLESCTAGRKHSMEIVEKNMREAEPPSIG, encoded by the exons ATGTATGAG GTAGctgaggagagtgagagagacccTCGCCCTGCGCTCCACACCAGTCAGGGGAAGGAGTGGGATCGTATGGAAAAGGAGGTAG AGGAGAATGGGGAGGAACGTGATCCGTCCCTAAACACCAGTcaagagaaggaggaggaggaggaggaggaggactgcCCTTCTGATCAGGAG GTAGAGGTGAGAGAGGCAGAACCAGTGCCTGCCCTCAACACCAGCCAAGGAGAACTTTCAGATGAGGAG ATCTCGACCAATAAGGAGAAGCACTGGAGATTGGGTTCGGAAGACCCTAATGACACCTTGGTGTTTGATTTTAGCGAGATGGAGAGCGCCCTCTTGATGTTGGAGTCGTGTACTGCAGGAAGGAAGCACAGTATGGAAATAGTGGAGAAGAACATGCGTGAAGCGGAACCACCCAGTATTGGCTAA
- the LOC131707078 gene encoding cyclin-dependent kinase 11B-like isoform X2, giving the protein MEKEVEENGEERDPSLNTSQEKEEEEEEEDCPSDQEVEVREAEPVPALNTSQGELSDEEISTNKEKHWRLGSEDPNDTLVFDFSEMESALLMLESCTAGRKHSMEIVEKNMREAEPPSIG; this is encoded by the exons ATGGAAAAGGAGGTAG AGGAGAATGGGGAGGAACGTGATCCGTCCCTAAACACCAGTcaagagaaggaggaggaggaggaggaggaggactgcCCTTCTGATCAGGAG GTAGAGGTGAGAGAGGCAGAACCAGTGCCTGCCCTCAACACCAGCCAAGGAGAACTTTCAGATGAGGAG ATCTCGACCAATAAGGAGAAGCACTGGAGATTGGGTTCGGAAGACCCTAATGACACCTTGGTGTTTGATTTTAGCGAGATGGAGAGCGCCCTCTTGATGTTGGAGTCGTGTACTGCAGGAAGGAAGCACAGTATGGAAATAGTGGAGAAGAACATGCGTGAAGCGGAACCACCCAGTATTGGCTAA